In Cedecea neteri, a single genomic region encodes these proteins:
- the pstS gene encoding phosphate ABC transporter substrate-binding protein PstS — MNVMRTTVATVVAATLSLSASTAFAAASLTGAGATFPAPVYAKWADTYQKETGNKVNYQGIGSSGGVKQIIANTVDFGASDAPLADDKLQQEGLFQFPTVIGGVVLAVNLPGFKSGELVLDGKTLGDIYLGTIKKWNDPAIAKLNPGHKLPDQNIAVVRRADGSGTSFVFTSYLSKVNEEWKSKIGAGSTVNWPTGLGGKGNDGIAAFVQRLPGSIGYVEYAYAKQNNLTYTKLLSADGKPVSPTEANFANAAKGADWSKSFAQDLTNQKGDEAWPITSTTFILVHKEQKNPEQGAEVLKFFDWAYKSGAKEANALDYATLPASVVEQVRAAWKTNVKDSSGKALY, encoded by the coding sequence ATGAACGTTATGCGTACCACTGTCGCAACTGTTGTCGCCGCGACCTTATCTCTGAGCGCTTCTACTGCGTTTGCAGCTGCAAGCCTGACTGGTGCTGGTGCAACTTTCCCTGCGCCGGTGTATGCCAAGTGGGCAGATACCTACCAGAAAGAAACTGGTAACAAGGTTAACTATCAGGGTATCGGTTCCTCCGGCGGCGTGAAGCAAATCATTGCTAACACCGTTGACTTCGGCGCTTCTGACGCCCCTCTGGCGGATGACAAATTACAGCAAGAAGGCCTGTTCCAGTTCCCTACCGTAATCGGTGGCGTGGTGCTGGCTGTTAACCTGCCTGGCTTCAAGTCTGGCGAGCTGGTTCTGGACGGCAAAACCCTGGGCGATATCTACCTGGGCACCATCAAAAAATGGAACGACCCGGCGATTGCTAAGCTGAACCCAGGCCACAAACTGCCGGATCAGAACATCGCTGTTGTTCGTCGTGCTGACGGCTCCGGTACTTCCTTCGTGTTCACCAGCTACCTGTCTAAAGTGAACGAAGAGTGGAAATCTAAAATTGGCGCAGGCTCTACCGTTAACTGGCCAACCGGTCTGGGCGGTAAAGGTAACGACGGCATCGCGGCCTTCGTACAGCGTCTGCCTGGCTCTATCGGCTACGTGGAATACGCTTACGCTAAGCAGAACAACCTGACTTACACCAAGCTGCTGTCCGCTGACGGTAAGCCAGTAAGCCCGACCGAAGCAAACTTTGCTAACGCGGCTAAAGGCGCTGACTGGAGCAAATCCTTCGCACAGGATCTGACCAACCAGAAAGGTGACGAAGCATGGCCAATCACCTCCACCACTTTCATCCTGGTTCACAAAGAGCAGAAAAACCCAGAGCAGGGCGCAGAAGTGCTGAAGTTCTTTGACTGGGCATACAAATCTGGCGCGAAAGAAGCTAACGCCCTGGATTACGCAACGCTGCCGGCCTCTGTGGTTGAGCAAGTTCGCGCTGCATGGAAGACCAATGTAAAAGACAGCTCCGGTAAGGCGCTGTACTAA
- a CDS encoding cupin domain-containing protein, which translates to MSANKPHCRLVKPQPVYVGKQGLSYQVGVSREAVDSQHIHMQLATIPPHSQAKAHKHEHHETAIYALSGTSSVLYGDELEHFLELPAGSFLYIPMDTPHLPYNNTDEPAVVVISRTDPNEQESVVMMPELDRDVL; encoded by the coding sequence ATGTCGGCAAACAAACCACACTGTCGGCTGGTCAAGCCGCAGCCAGTCTACGTAGGCAAGCAGGGGCTTTCTTATCAAGTCGGCGTTTCCAGGGAAGCCGTCGATTCGCAGCATATCCATATGCAGCTGGCGACCATTCCCCCGCATTCGCAGGCCAAAGCGCACAAGCATGAGCATCATGAAACGGCGATTTATGCTCTGAGCGGTACCTCATCGGTGCTTTACGGCGACGAATTAGAGCATTTCCTTGAGCTTCCCGCCGGAAGTTTCCTCTACATCCCGATGGACACGCCACACTTACCCTACAACAACACGGATGAACCCGCCGTGGTTGTTATTTCACGTACCGATCCTAATGAACAGGAAAGTGTGGTGATGATGCCCGAGCTGGACAGAGATGTGCTGTAG